From the genome of Grus americana isolate bGruAme1 chromosome 9, bGruAme1.mat, whole genome shotgun sequence, one region includes:
- the NME9 gene encoding thioredoxin domain-containing protein 6 isoform X2: protein MAAKKKEVVLQITINSQEVWEEMLYLKGLIVVDGFQAWCGPCKTVVDLFRKIRNEVGSDLLHFAVAEVDSIDALEKYRGKCEPVFLFYTGGELVAVVRGANAPLLQKTILEQLAVERKFLEHGGERVVVQDRAFSKEERNMAALQEEHREGQMG, encoded by the exons ATTACCATCAATAGCCAGGAGGTTTGGGAAGAAATGCTGTATCTCAAAGGACTCATTG TTGTTGATGGGTTTCAAGCCTGGTGTGGTCCGTGCAAAACAGTAGTGGATCTTTTCCGAAAAATAAGGAATGAAGTTGGCAGTGATCTCCTGCATTTTGCTGTG GCTGAAGTTGATTCCATTGATGCTCTGGAAAAGTACAGAGGAAAATGCGagcctgtttttctgttttataca GGAGGAGAATTAGTAGCTGTTGTAAGAGGAGCGAATGCACCATTGCTGCAGAAGACCATCCTGGAACAGCTGGCAGTGGAAAGGAAGTTTTTAGAACATGGAGGAGAGCGTGTGGTG GTACAAGACCGAGCCTTCTCCAAAGAGGAGAGAAACATGGCTGCTCTTCAGGAAGAACACCGGGAAGGCCAAATGG GTTAA
- the NME9 gene encoding thioredoxin domain-containing protein 6 isoform X1 — protein MAAKKKEVVLQITINSQEVWEEMLYLKGLIVVDGFQAWCGPCKTVVDLFRKIRNEVGSDLLHFAVAEVDSIDALEKYRGKCEPVFLFYTGGELVAVVRGANAPLLQKTILEQLAVERKFLEHGGERVVVQDRAFSKEERNMAALQEEHREGQMGKAGTAVGCPLCPLLKLEP, from the exons ATTACCATCAATAGCCAGGAGGTTTGGGAAGAAATGCTGTATCTCAAAGGACTCATTG TTGTTGATGGGTTTCAAGCCTGGTGTGGTCCGTGCAAAACAGTAGTGGATCTTTTCCGAAAAATAAGGAATGAAGTTGGCAGTGATCTCCTGCATTTTGCTGTG GCTGAAGTTGATTCCATTGATGCTCTGGAAAAGTACAGAGGAAAATGCGagcctgtttttctgttttataca GGAGGAGAATTAGTAGCTGTTGTAAGAGGAGCGAATGCACCATTGCTGCAGAAGACCATCCTGGAACAGCTGGCAGTGGAAAGGAAGTTTTTAGAACATGGAGGAGAGCGTGTGGTG GTACAAGACCGAGCCTTCTCCAAAGAGGAGAGAAACATGGCTGCTCTTCAGGAAGAACACCGGGAAGGCCAAATGGGTAAGGCGGGCACAGCTGTAGGATGCCCTTTGTGCCCTTTGCTAAAGCTGGAGCCCTAA